In one window of Ovis aries strain OAR_USU_Benz2616 breed Rambouillet chromosome 3, ARS-UI_Ramb_v3.0, whole genome shotgun sequence DNA:
- the LRTM2 gene encoding leucine-rich repeat and transmembrane domain-containing protein 2: MLAPGSRPELRTWLALWRRISWLACWIALCVAEAVPACPFPCTCDGRGLQVDCSGLGLTAPPPDLPATTRSLLLLNNRLSSLPGGAFANLSGLQRLDLSNNFLDRLPRAAFGDLANLTELQLRNNSLRALDAALLRPLPRLRHLDLSLNGLSRLPPGLFDGLPALRSLSLRANRLQSLDRRTFEPLAGLQLLQVADNPWECDCHLRDFKRWLEWFSYRGGRLDQLACTLPKELRGKDMRMVPMEMFNYCSQLEDQNSSAGQEVPGPPCTKASPEPAKPKPGPEPEPEPSTACPQKQRPRPVSVRRAIGTVIIAGVVCGVVCVMMVVAAAYGCIYASLMAKYHRELKKRQPLMGDPEGEHEDQKQISSVA, translated from the exons ATGCTGGCCCCGGGCAGCCGCCCTGAGCTGAGGACCTGGCTCGCTCTGTGGAGGCGGATCTCTT GGCTCGCCTGCTGGATTGCCCTGTGCGTGGCGGAGGCCGTCCCCGCCTGCCCCTTCCCCTGCACGTGTGACGGCCGCGGCCTGCAGGTGGACTGCAGTGGCCTGGGCCTGACCGCGCCACCCCCGGACCTGCCAGCCACCACCCGCAGCCTCCTGCTTCTCAACaacaggctgagctccctgcctgGCGGGGCCTTCGCCAACCTGTCGGGCCTGCAGCGGCTGGACCTCTCCAACAACTTCCTGGACCGGCTGCCGCGCGCAGCCTTTGGGGACCTGGCCAACCTGACGGAGCTGCAGCTCCGTAACAACAGCCTCCGGGCCCTGGACGCGGCACTGCTGCGGCCCCTGCCACGCCTGCGCCACCTGGACCTGTCTCTCAACGGGCTGTCCCGGCTCCCGCCCGGCCTCTTCGATGGGCTGCCCGCCCTGCGGTCCCTGTCGCTGCGCGCCAACCGCCTGCAGAGCCTGGACCGCCGGACCTTCGAGCCCCTGGCTGGCCTGCAGCTGCTGCAGGTGGCAGACAACCCCTGGGAGTGCGACTGCCACCTGCGGGACTTCAAGCGCTGGCTCGAGTGGTTCTCCTACCGAG gggggcgcCTGGACCAGCTGGCCTGCACCCTGCCCAAGGAGCTGAGGGGGAAGGACATGCGCATGGTCCCCATGGAGATGTTCAACTATTGCTCCCAGCTGGAGGATCAGAATAGCTCAGCTGGGCAGGAGGTCCCCGGGCCGCCCTGCACCAAGGCCAGCCCGGAGCCTGCCAAGCCCAAGCCGGGCCCCGAGCCCGAGCCTGAGCCCAGCACCGCCTGCCCCCAGAAGCAGAGGCCGCGGCCCGTGAGCGTGCGGCGGGCCATCGGCACAGTGATCATTGCGGGCGTGGTCTGCGGCGTGGTCTGCGTCATGATGGTGGTGGCCGCCGCCTACGGCTGCATCTACGCCTCCCTCATGGCCAAGTACCACCGTGAGCTCAAGAAGCGCCAGCCCCTCATGGGTGACCCAGAGGGCGAGCATGAGGACCAGAAGCAGATCTCCTCCGTGGCCTGA